In Ooceraea biroi isolate clonal line C1 chromosome 14, Obir_v5.4, whole genome shotgun sequence, the genomic window aaagatgtttatttgtgaattatataaatatttaaatttatcacttattaaaataaaataagttaaaaaagtaattatatatgcGCATTATACATACAGACTAGGAAATTTTCTTGAACTTCCGACAATGAGAAGGTACTTATAACATCTTTCTCATAAGTTTTGCTTCTCCTTCTAATACAACTCTATCTCCGTTAGCAATACACATATAAACACACTTGATGATTTTTCTTACCGATACAATTTTTACTGTAACTTCTACAGTGTCACCAGCATAACAGGGTTTAGGAAATGTGAGATTTTGTTCAATAACTACAGTACCTGCTCCGGGTAACTTTGTCCCAATTAAACCTGACACTAAACCATTGAGTAAAGCACCGTGTGCTATATTTCTTGCTGATTCAGTGTGTATGGGATTATAATCACCAGTCAATTCAGCAAACTTGAGTATGTCGTcattcgttattattttaaaaactgaCACTTGATCCCCTTCTCTCAAATTCTTGGTCGTTGTATTAGCAAATGATCTTACTTTGgaagtttttatataatttttaaagaatcCAGTAAAGAATCGACTTAACTTCATAATGCCTGTCTTTAACATTCACagcaaaaatgtattatcgtaattatataatttttaaataaatacttatatGATTGAATTTGaactatttaaatttaaacaatttttttagaCGAGTTAATTATTGTTCTTTAACACTTTCTAGTTCACTCGCTTCACAGTTGTTCAGAAATGTGGTagctaaatttttaatacgaaTATTTTCACTGGACGAAAGTTTCatcatttgtttaattatttcgggTGATATTATTTTGCTTCTTGAATCAGATGTAATCAAAAACATCAAGGAAGAAATTGCTGAGAGTAAAATGTCTTCATCCTCGGAAGAAAGCAGCGCTGATATTAATTCAACACCTCGATTGcgtaatatatatagtttatttattggatctaaaaaaaagaatattttgtaatacaaattcttttatcttttttaaatttacaaatttagaagatacttatcttttcatttttttatcatagacTTACCTAAGCTTAAGTTGCAAATACCACCGATGGCAAAACGTACTAATCTTGGATTATTTTCAGACAAagcatacaaaaataaatcgattatttGTAGTTGTCTTATATAACCATAATTTATAGGATCGTAGGCAAAGTTTGCTAAATTTGCCAATGTTTGCTCCTTTGCATCTAATAATTTGAAATGGAAAGACCGTTTTATTAATActtgtatatttattgaaaaatagccatacatatttgtaatattgctTCTCACCTTTAGATTTGGTCGTTTTATACTCGGTAGCTAggagttttaaaaaatcgtaaCGCCCAATACCATTCTTTCCTGTACGTTTTATTAGTTGCCTTTTAGTTGAGAACATTTAGGTTTTGATGTCCTTGGTTTCTTATTACACGACAGCATTTACTTTTCAGAgatttttctcttaaattcTTGGTTTAGCTGTAATGTAGAAtattgattataaaatattatacaaattatataaatgtgtatatactTACTGTTTTTTACTAATCAATATTAAGTAGTCAAGACAAATACAATTATCCTCTATTCtttcgtataataataatctttatagCTAGCAATGAAATCGCGACATACAGAATTATGCTGGATTCACATTGCTAACAAAACTCAAACATTCGGGAACGTCatgagatattatattaacctCTTCCGCAATTCTTGTATTTTGATACAAATGAGCATGTGCAATGCTCCTATCGTTTATCGAAGCCTTCGAGATCTCGGatcgatttctagcatcgtgacACAAGCATGGCGTCACTTCACTGACGGACTAAACATGATTGGCGGATGAATTGGACGTAATATTGGCGAGACCAATGAACAAACGCCACCTAAATAACAGAGCTGATAAGCTATCAGCGTATATTCGAACATActtgttctctttctcttttcccctTTCGTTCTCCCTCTCATTCCTCCCTTCGTTGCTCCGTTCTTATGCAATTACGGCAGCTGCTACGGTGGAAGTCATGGTTAACACGTAGCCGGCGTTTGACGTGTCCTAGCCTCCTAGCTTAGGCATATAGCGATTTGGTAATTTGTTGCGTGCTGCTTGATTTGTAACGTGTTGTGCACGGGACCGCGGGCGTTTATGCACATATGGCAAACGCCACATTGTGAGCGCTAACTCCGAGTACACGCGGTACACGTATATTCGACAGATCCGTGCAAACGTGAGGCGACGAAACATGCTGTCGAACaagtcgccgtcgtcgtcgcaggcctcatcgtcatcgtcagcGTCCAGCACGGCGAACGCGAAGGTCATGTTCCCCGATAAGAAGCCGACGACCAAGCAAATGAAATCCTCCACGCTGACGAACGCCGCCGGCCTCAGCTCCCTTATTACTTTCACCGTTCTCCTGCTCGCCTGGATCTCGGGTTTCGCCTCGCGGCTTTTCGCGGTCATACGTTTCGAAAGTATCATACACGAGTTTGACCCTTGGTACGTATGTACTCGCCGGAGTTATCTGACCACGCTGTTATCTCTAAGATAACTCTGCCTCATAATCAGCAAATTCaagattttttttaacatGAGAGAAATTTTTCACAGAAACGTAAAAAATTTCTCTCGTGGTTAAAAATCTGctttataaaatgaaaagcaGATGTAACGATTTGCAATGTTTCAATCTTGTGTCGTTGAAACGTGTGAGAATGTACATCTACCTGGAATCTAAATATCTTCTTCGCTGACTGATTGGATATATTTtgaattgttattattgttattgttagcAAAGTTTCGTTTCTTATTAGGTATTGATTTATAGGAAGTAAGAGATGAgtaaaaacaagaaagaaatgttgtatgttgacaattttatataataccgGTCTAGATATTGAATTTGAATTTCGATTTTAGGTTTAACTACAGAGCGACGGCATATATGGTGCAACATGGATTCTACAATTTTTTGAATTGGTTTGACGAACGGGCATGGTATCCATTAGGTCGGATCGTCGGTGGAACTGTCTATCCTGGACTCATGATAACATCTGGATCGATACACTACATTCTTCATTCTTTGAACATACCAGTGCATATAAGAGACATATGTGTATTCTTAGCTCCAATTTTTAGTGGCCTTACTGCCATATCTACGTATTTATTAACGAAGGAAATATGGAGCGCTGGAGCTGGCTTGTTCGCTGCTTGCTTTATCGCCATCGTGCCCGGCTACATTTCAAGATCTGTAGCCGGCAGTTACGACAACGAGGgaattgcaatttttgcatTACAAATTACCTACTATCTTTGGGTTAAATCGGTCAAAACTGGCTCCATCTTTTGGGCAAGCATGACTGCTCTGTCTTACTTTTATATGGTATCAGCATGGGGAGGCTATGTGTTCATTATCAATCTGATTCCACTTCATGTATTCGTTCTGCTAGTTATGAATCGCTTTAGCAACCGTCTATTCACCAGTTACACTACATTTTACGTACTTGGACTTTTATTGAGTATGCAAATACCATTCGTTGGTTTCCAACCGATTAGAACTTCTGAGCATATGGCAGCGGGTGGTGTATTCGGTCTCCTGATCTTTGTAGCAGCTCTtaggtaaaaaataaaaataaaaaaccttGACCAAGTATTGAAAAGTAAACCTGAACATATATATGTCTTTCTACATGTTGACTTCTCCAATTTCAGATACTTAAGAACTGTACTTACTAAATCTGAGATGAAATATTTTGGTGGTGTGGTAGCCGTATCAGCGGGCGTGCTCTTGTTGGCTCTGGCTGCATTGACATATGCTGGTGTCGTCGCTCCTTGGAGTGGTAGATTTTACTCGCTATGGGATACTGGCTATGCCAAAATACATATCCCTATAATAGCATCCGTATCAGAACATCAACCGACAACTTGGTTTAGCTTCTTTTTCGACCTGCACATTCTTGTTACGACATATCCTGTTGGTCTTTGGTACTGCATTAAGCACATCAATGACGAGCGTGTCTTTGGTAAGATAAACTACTCAAtgatattaagaataattcaaTATAGCTTCAGCAAAGTTAGTTTATGCGTCGGCATTTGCGATTTGACTTACATTTACTTCATTTATGTTGATACGTCAATGAGTTAACGAATTCTTTCTTagttattgaaataaatgatatttattcttttcacaGTCATACTGTATGCCATAAGTGCCGTTTATTTCGCCGGAGTGATGGTGAGACTTATGTTGACTCTGACTCCGGTAGTGTGCATGCTAGCCGGTGTCGCTTTCAGCAAACTTATAGAACTATATCTCAAAGAGGAAGATAGAGAGGGAAATGAGCGTAACGGTAACGAGAGCAACGAAGAGagcgaggaggaaagagagagaagtccCGGTAGAGCATTGTACGATAAAGCCGGTAAACTTCGTCGAATGAAACATGAGAGACCGAAAGGTAGTGGTGACGGATTAGGCGCCAATCTCCGCAACATCGTTGTTATCGGCATACTAATGTTGTTGATGGTATTTGCTGTGCACTGCACTTGGGTGACCAGCAATGCGTACTCTAGTCCGTCTATTGTTCTGGCGTCTTACAGCAATGACGGTAGCAGAGCCATACTTGACGATTTTCGGGAAGCTTACTATTGGCTGGCTCAAAATACCCTCAACGACGCGAGAGTCATGAGTTGGTGGGATTACGGATATCAAATCGCTGGTATGGCTAACAGGTAAAGCAAAACGGAATTTAtgaaattgcgcgcgcgcgtggatcATCGTTCGCGAAACGTTTTAAAGACATATTTAAGATTCAATCTCACGTAATAATCTTGTGTCTATTTTTGTTTTGCAGAACTACACTCGTAGACAATAATACGTGGAATAACTCACACATAGCTCTGGTTGGTAAAGCGATGAGCTCGAATGAAAGTGCCGCTTATGAAATTATGACGTCTCTGGATGTGGACTACGTGTTAATTATCTTTGGCGGAATGATCGGATATTCAGGtgatgatattaataaattcctGTGGATGGTCCGAATTGCCGAGGGCGAGCATCCCCAAGATATTCGGGAGAGCGATTACTTTACCGAAAGGGGAGAATTTCGCGTGGACTCCGAGGGTTCTCCCACTCTACTGAACTCGCTAATGTACAAGTTAAGTTACTATCGGTTTGGGGACGTTAAAATAGACTACCGATCGCCTTACGGTTATGATCGTACTCGTAACGCGGAAATAGGCAATAAAAACTTCCAGTTGACGTATCTGGAAGAAGCTTACACTACTGAACATTGGCTCGTCAGGATTTACAGGTGAGCGATGCAATAtcgaaaaaagttttaatttgttttcttaaaacattgttactttattattatttcatgttCATAATTAGCTGTTAAAAAgctatacatattattttcttgcagGGTGAAAAAACCAGCCGAGTTTAATAGACCAAGAATCCCAATTTCTGAACGCATTATTACCCGTCGTGCAAATTCGTATATTAGTAAAAAGGTtggtatttatattatcttatgAGTATGTAAAGAACGAGAAgtctctattttttttttaaaacaaaggtTTTTCGTATCGTTTTGCTGTTTCATAATCACACTTAAGTTGATCTGGAAACGTAGTTGAAGTTATGGGGGGTCGGGCATTAATGTTTCAGACTGCGCGGCGTAAGCGAGGTTTCATAAAAGGCCGGCCAGTTGTTATTAAAGGACAAAAACCTCAACGACGAACAACGTAACGAAGATCCGCTATTTCATAacaatttgcaaaaaataCAACTTTTGTAATAAGAGAATTACCGTCCCTTGGGTCTATCACGAACTATACCTCgaattaagaatttaatatcgtCAAAACAGTGTTCAACTGGTTTGAAAAATGGGGTACCGTAAAAGTGAAAGGAAAGAATAGTTTTCAATATCCAGAACAATTGGAGAAGAATCGgcgattttttataatttatcatttctgaaaaaaaattagttttcattatttcagaGTTGTATGTACTATATCGTATTACATTGTTACTTGAATTCATTTTTCATAAGGATAAATCAtcattattagttattaaagatgtaattatacattataattgCATTGCACATTTGTTAATCTGGACATTTTATAGAATCATATAGTCCgcatatattttcaataattgagTCACTACAATAATGTATAAACGTATTCATTAGAACATGATacaattgtacaatatttcttgcattctTTTAgacgaattaatttcttatttaattatcgtttCACTTCTTCTATTCACttgcatttaataattaatgatgataatttaataatgtaaaagaccaaattcatttatttgttattgatCAAATTTGTACCGAAGTTTCATGTAAATTGAAACTCGTAAGACATCTTATATAGTTAGTGTATACACGTTATGTTACATAGTGTGTTTAATGCACGTGGTATTGTGTCAAGTGGAATTTGGTGAGAAAATGAGCAGTTCTTTGCCAATTCTCAACTGGGACATCAGAATGATCGAGTATGTGTCATGTGTACACAGTTTGTTGTATAGCATCTTGTTGAAAGATAAACATTTGTGATAACACAGTGTTGTCATTTACAAATATGCATTTAAAAcccaatttaatttttgtttcatttaagaaaataaaaagattttagtGAATATAagttatacacatatatatatatacatgtagggattgttatataattttgtctagtttttattatacaatgcaaagaaatatttctcaaCATCTTAcaggaaaattaatatttagagtatcttctttttttataattcctCTTTAAATAACTTTGCTAAATGGGATAtatagcaataataaattatgcaaaactTATAAGCATATTATTTAcacgaatatattatttattgacaacttataatacattataatctGAGTAAGAATATCccagatattattaatttgtcagttcaataaatattgaattgtttcagctttttaaaaatcaaaattaattcgaaaattttcaatttgtttATCGAATACAGCTTAAatcttatcaattttatatccTTCTAATAGAAAAGaagtattttatacattgttTAAAAAGTAAACGAAATTGCCATGTGCACGCGTCAAAGTACGGTCAAAACAATTGTTTAcagaaattgtaatataaaaatgtgtcAACTACAAATAACATgcaatatatgttttattttgatattagtgtattgtatatttaataaaaacataagaaattgctaaaaaaagatttaaaatatacgttaaaatataaaatgtcacaatcttgtttaaaattaCTGTTTtcctaaaaattattttgattttgcaATACTccatatgaaaaaatatgcaatagaTTGAATAGATATACTTTCATAAACGATGCAAAAGAATAAGGTTGAAAAACATGATTTTTTCACAGTAGGTATacttaaatagaaatatttcaaaaaaatttcaaatataagttaTGTTGTAAAAAGCCGAAGTCTATATATAAGaagtttcatattttaaaataattgtttagaaCCAACTAAAAATTTCTACATCCATCTATTTATCTCATCTGTCCATTTACGcttaatttcatttcaaataaaaatttttggaTTCGCAAGATTTCCTTGTAAGTAGTTATGGACATGGAGATACATGCTAGGCGATTCAGTTAAATTGCTACTATGATCATTTTGTTTTCTTGTGAAAGTTAGTAATTTAAATTCTCACCGTACTGTtatttatacacatgtatatatcataattttttcataatttcttgACTATTCACTGTGGATAATGTATATTTGATTTTACATTGCTAATAAATGGGGAAATGACAATAAAGAAAGTTCAAGTGAAAAGAGCAACATGTctatattattactttctcTTTTAAGCAGCAAAGATTACTTGAAGAAActaaattcaaaattatacgcAGATACTGAAGTGTGAAATAAGACatgagatattgtaatatcTTTGTATCTTCGCAGAACTTCCTGTGTGTTCAATtacatataagaaataaaattattttaatgtatggTTTAAACTTATGTTTAAACGTCCCGCTAAAAGGGAGACGAACGATACAATGCCCAACTGTTATTACTTGTACGTCCGGATTACGGCGCGGAAACATTtcatagatatttttttattatcatacaaatatatacagtATATGTTAATATCTCATTATCAGTCGCTGATAATAAAGTCGATCAATTATTCCTGTATGAAGTCGACAAAATAAATGACAGTTCTTACATAAAGTtcttacaaattataataaccaaattataataagaaagTTAAGAATgataattatgtacatataacaatgtataattaacaggaatgataataaataataatagattgcATATGATATATGCACATGATATACCGTATCAATTATACTTAACAATGTTCATATAGTACTTGACCATATAGTACCTATCcacaatatctttataaagGTAGTTTTCAAGTATAAACGGACATGTGCCAAGTATCCCAAATTTCGCACTTAACAAATTCGTAAGATCATTTAGAAACGAAAATGCTAACGCTAAAAAATAAGTagtttgtttaatataataagataatataaacattttattgatgtccagataatatatatatatatatataaatatcaaatttatagcatactttaaagtatataaataaatcaacaatatattaaaatcaatattaattggaaaattatcGCAAAGTTAAGAATACTTTTATCATTGATGTATGATGTACCATACTTGAGCacggaatattaatttaatcaattaattatactcTTAATCCaccaaatatttcttattt contains:
- the LOC105283049 gene encoding uncharacterized protein LOC105283049, translated to MFSTKRQLIKRTGKNGIGRYDFLKLLATEYKTTKSKDAKEQTLANLANFAYDPINYGYIRQLQIIDLFLYALSENNPRLVRFAIGGICNLSLDPINKLYILRNRGVELISALLSSEDEDILLSAISSLMFLITSDSRSKIISPEIIKQITSKVRSFANTTTKNLREGDQVSVFKIITNDDILKFAELTGDYNPIHTESARNIAHGALLNGLVSGLIGTKLPGAGTVVIEQNLTFPKPCYAGDTVEVTVKIVSAKMYLALVMMALCISYSHAEKNSTVSNIVKSSTNSHEQSVGCVCAVFLSGQFKKGSKEQPKGYPALFHEHPDPLPCTAIGNKLCTSKCLDAIVRHLPNSQAMLCASIDRDCYKERAHLFMKNCKDEWINTNLSAGREYCCKDGLPYKC
- the LOC105282998 gene encoding dolichyl-diphosphooligosaccharide--protein glycosyltransferase subunit STT3B isoform X1 yields the protein MLSNKSPSSSQASSSSSASSTANAKVMFPDKKPTTKQMKSSTLTNAAGLSSLITFTVLLLAWISGFASRLFAVIRFESIIHEFDPWFNYRATAYMVQHGFYNFLNWFDERAWYPLGRIVGGTVYPGLMITSGSIHYILHSLNIPVHIRDICVFLAPIFSGLTAISTYLLTKEIWSAGAGLFAACFIAIVPGYISRSVAGSYDNEGIAIFALQITYYLWVKSVKTGSIFWASMTALSYFYMVSAWGGYVFIINLIPLHVFVLLVMNRFSNRLFTSYTTFYVLGLLLSMQIPFVGFQPIRTSEHMAAGGVFGLLIFVAALRYLRTVLTKSEMKYFGGVVAVSAGVLLLALAALTYAGVVAPWSGRFYSLWDTGYAKIHIPIIASVSEHQPTTWFSFFFDLHILVTTYPVGLWYCIKHINDERVFVILYAISAVYFAGVMVRLMLTLTPVVCMLAGVAFSKLIELYLKEEDREGNERNGNESNEESEEERERSPGRALYDKAGKLRRMKHERPKGSGDGLGANLRNIVVIGILMLLMVFAVHCTWVTSNAYSSPSIVLASYSNDGSRAILDDFREAYYWLAQNTLNDARVMSWWDYGYQIAGMANRTTLVDNNTWNNSHIALVGKAMSSNESAAYEIMTSLDVDYVLIIFGGMIGYSGDDINKFLWMVRIAEGEHPQDIRESDYFTERGEFRVDSEGSPTLLNSLMYKLSYYRFGDVKIDYRSPYGYDRTRNAEIGNKNFQLTYLEEAYTTEHWLVRIYRVKKPAEFNRPRIPISERIITRRANSYISKKTARRKRGFIKGRPVVIKGQKPQRRTT
- the LOC105282998 gene encoding dolichyl-diphosphooligosaccharide--protein glycosyltransferase subunit STT3B isoform X2 translates to MLSNKSPSSSQASSSSSASSTANAKVMFPDKKPTTKQMKSSTLTNAAGLSSLITFTVLLLAWISGFASRLFAVIRFESIIHEFDPWFNYRATAYMVQHGFYNFLNWFDERAWYPLGRIVGGTVYPGLMITSGSIHYILHSLNIPVHIRDICVFLAPIFSGLTAISTYLLTKEIWSAGAGLFAACFIAIVPGYISRSVAGSYDNEGIAIFALQITYYLWVKSVKTGSIFWASMTALSYFYMVSAWGGYVFIINLIPLHVFVLLVMNRFSNRLFTSYTTFYVLGLLLSMQIPFVGFQPIRTSEHMAAGGVFGLLIFVAALRYLRTVLTKSEMKYFGGVVAVSAGVLLLALAALTYAGVVAPWSGRFYSLWDTGYAKIHIPIIASVSEHQPTTWFSFFFDLHILVTTYPVGLWYCIKHINDERVFVILYAISAVYFAGVMVRLMLTLTPVVCMLAGVAFSKLIELYLKEEDREGNERNGNESNEESEEERERSPGRALYDKAGKLRRMKHERPKGSGDGLGANLRNIVVIGILMLLMVFAVHCTWVTSNAYSSPSIVLASYSNDGSRAILDDFREAYYWLAQNTLNDARVMSWWDYGYQIAGMANRTTLVDNNTWNNSHIALVGKAMSSNESAAYEIMTSLDVDYVLIIFGGMIGYSGDDINKFLWMVRIAEGEHPQDIRESDYFTERGEFRVDSEGSPTLLNSLMYKLSYYRFGDVKIDYRSPYGYDRTRNAEIGNKNFQLTYLEEAYTTEHWLVRIYRVKKPAEFNRPRIPISERIITRRANSYISKKLKLWGVGH
- the LOC105282998 gene encoding dolichyl-diphosphooligosaccharide--protein glycosyltransferase subunit STT3B isoform X3 encodes the protein MLSNKSPSSSQASSSSSASSTANAKVMFPDKKPTTKQMKSSTLTNAAGLSSLITFTVLLLAWISGFASRLFAVIRFESIIHEFDPWFNYRATAYMVQHGFYNFLNWFDERAWYPLGRIVGGTVYPGLMITSGSIHYILHSLNIPVHIRDICVFLAPIFSGLTAISTYLLTKEIWSAGAGLFAACFIAIVPGYISRSVAGSYDNEGIAIFALQITYYLWVKSVKTGSIFWASMTALSYFYMVSAWGGYVFIINLIPLHVFVLLVMNRFSNRLFTSYTTFYVLGLLLSMQIPFVGFQPIRTSEHMAAGGVFGLLIFVAALRYLRTVLTKSEMKYFGGVVAVSAGVLLLALAALTYAGVVAPWSGRFYSLWDTGYAKIHIPIIASVSEHQPTTWFSFFFDLHILVTTYPVGLWYCIKHINDERVFVILYAISAVYFAGVMVRLMLTLTPVVCMLAGVAFSKLIELYLKEEDREGNERNGNESNEESEEERERSPGRALYDKAGKLRRMKHERPKGSGDGLGANLRNIVVIGILMLLMVFAVHCTWVTSNAYSSPSIVLASYSNDGSRAILDDFREAYYWLAQNTLNDARVMSWWDYGYQIAGMANRTTLVDNNTWNNSHIALVGKAMSSNESAAYEIMTSLDVDYVLIIFGGMIGYSGDDINKFLWMVRIAEGEHPQDIRESDYFTERGEFRVDSEGSPTLLNSLMYKLSYYRFGDVKIDYRSPYGYDRTRNAEIGNKNFQLTYLEEAYTTEHWLVRIYRVKKPAEFNRPRIPISERIITRRANSYISKKLWGVGH